Proteins encoded within one genomic window of Agelaius phoeniceus isolate bAgePho1 chromosome 9, bAgePho1.hap1, whole genome shotgun sequence:
- the SLC18A3 gene encoding vesicular acetylcholine transporter produces the protein MSEAGGAGRARAAVERLSEAVGERRRRLGTAMGEARRQRRLLLMVVCVALLLDNMLYMVIVPIIPDYIAAMRGGGGTAGPSAPAGGNGSGGGNRSLLPARYPPATGTNEDVQIGVLFASKAMLQLLVNPLSGTLIDRVGYEAPLLAGLAVLFLSTATFAFAENYATLFVARSLQGLGSAFADTAGIALIADRYAEEPARSRALGTALACISFGSLAAPPFGGVLYEFAGKRVPFLVLACVCLLDGLMLLVLAPPGGTGARANMPVGTPIHRLMIDPYIAVVAGALATCNIPLAFLEPTIANWMKDSMGASEWEVGLTWLPAFFPHVLGVYVTVQLAAAYPHLQWFYGALGMAIIGASSCLVPACRNFGQVIIPLCGICFGIALVDTALLPTLAFLVDVRHVSVYGSVYAIADISYCVAYALGPIVAGQIVHTMGFAQLNLGMGLANVLYAPVLLFLKNVCQMKPSHSERNILLEEGPKGLYDTIKMEERKGMGKSLQPAGEMDENAMGSYHRDLKGVSEEDSSDYEYS, from the coding sequence ATGTCGGAGGCGGGGGGcgcgggccgggctcgggccgcCGTGGAGCGGCTCTCGGAGGCGGtgggcgagcggcggcggcggctgggCACCGCCATGGGGGAGGcacggcggcagcggcggctgctGCTGATGGTGGTGTGCGTGGCGCTGCTGCTGGACAACATGCTCTACATGGTTATCGTGCCCATCATCCCCGACTACATCGCGGCTATGCGCGGCGGCGGGGGCACCGCCGGCCCGTCCGCGCCCGCGGGGGGCaacgggagcggcggcggcaaCCGGAGCCTTCTGCCTGCGCGGTACCCGCCGGCCACGGGGACCAACGAGGACGTGCAGATCGGGGTGCTGTTCGCCTCCAAAGCCATGCTGCAGCTACTGGTGAATCCCCTCAGCGGCACCCTCATCGACCGCGTGGGCTACGAGGCACCGCTGCTGGCCGGGCTGGCCGTCCTGTTCCTCTCCACCGCCACCTTCGCCTTCGCCGAGAACTACGCGACGCTGTTCGTGGCGCGCAgtctgcaggggctgggctctgcctttgCAGACACGGCCGGCATCGCCCTCATCGCTGACCGCTACGCCGAGGAGCCGGCGCGGAGCCGCGCCCTGGGCACGGCGCTGGCCTGCATCTCCTTCGGCAGCCTGGCCGCCCCCCCCTTCGGCGGCGTCCTCTACGAGTTCGCAGGCAAGCGGGTgcccttcctggtgctggccTGCGTCTGCCTCCTCGACGGGCTGATGCTGCTGGTCCTGGCGCCGCCCGGTGGCACCGGGGCACGGGCCAACATGCCTGTGGGCACCCCCATACACCGCCTCATGATTGACCCCTACATTGCCGTGGTGGCAGGGGCCCTGGCCACCTGCAACATCCCCCTGGCCTTCCTGGAGCCCACCATCGCCAACTGGATGAAGGATTCCATGGGGGCCAGCGAGTGGGAGGTGGGCCTCACCTGGCTGCCCGCCTTCTTCCCCCACGTGCTGGGTGTCTACGTCACCGTCCAGCTGGCTGCTGCGTACCCACACCTGCAGTGGTTTTACGGGGCCCTGGGCATGGCCATCATCggtgccagctcctgcctggtgcCCGCCTGCAGGAATTTCGGGCAGGTCATCATTCCCCTCTGTGGCATCTGCTTCGGCATCGCCCTggtggacacagccctgctgcccaccctggctTTCCTGGTGGACGTGCGACACGTCTCTGTCTATGGCAGTGTCTATGCCATTGCAGACATCTCCTACTGTGTGGCATATGCCCTGGGGCCCATCGTGGCCGGCCAGATTGTGCACACCATGGGCTTTGCGCAGCTCAACCTGGGCATGGGGCTTGCCAACGTGCTTTATGCCCCTGTCCTTCTCTTCCTCAAAAATGTCTGCCAAATGAAACCTTCTCACTCGGAGAGGAACATCCTCCTTGAAGAAGGACCTAAGGGACTCTATGACACCATCAAAATGGAGGAGCGCAAAGGCATGGGCAAAAGCCTCCAGCCAGCGGGCGAGATGGATGAGAACGCCATGGGCTCTTACCACAGAGACCTGAAAGGGGTGTCTGAGGAGGACTCATCTGACTATGAGTACAGTTAG